The Amblyomma americanum isolate KBUSLIRL-KWMA chromosome 5, ASM5285725v1, whole genome shotgun sequence genome window below encodes:
- the LOC144134123 gene encoding uncharacterized protein LOC144134123 translates to MACVLHVVEVPGRQGSSSCYTMTVCCAVVVLPLVLVAAALGLLATRSGARRAAQAFVDISETLLDLCGEDNSSEACRDTLDRMRLSMKADADPCDDFYESVCGNWVPRYKNRPSYLEEHVESFNVRVHDTLLAKAATVPPFSDLRAVALHQMAVFHNSCHAMAARGREWADSVPEVTAVLGIDTRSWLNVTAFDALMNTVLQNTHKTGLPSFIRVTTRQGTTHTEMGETLISTLGSHSKVSEYLLGTLPALNVNFKHEFHLLFELDRYVEKIRAAPDQTSQAGPYRQSPVPLLNATQEQGKSLRPDKLTTQGAGNLRGGTSIDAVVDRLQSAPLSTAAVYALTVLLSQVMQYALLLRAHRHERVRWCLRLTAAHFDALYPDWVASTFQKRDALASITGLFADIRVLLMRDNRVNRGVVVHTGRLKRSPLKYYGDSEARTKATPPLNLPHRLDGSFLRNLAILMRSRAGRAPMNERAADMLVSGHLGYDGDWFVVTPSYLCGHGVLSLRDDEVGVHYPTVASFILRAVFDDSAAYSPASLANYTGECFSESISFALGKYVAPDAVMPYMGARWAAFYSAFLSRRWAADAQRRRQLTDRERIHLFFRLNCFVGCGDPVIRDLCNDVVYSSEEFSRAMGCKRERKVLCDCDRLGNCQTHVPAE, encoded by the exons ATGGCATGCGTCCTGCACGTGGTAGAGGTGCCAGGGAGGCAAGGCTCGAGCAGCTGCTACACCATGACCGTCTGCTGTGCCGTCGTGGTTCTGCCCCTGGTGCTGGTGGCCGCCGCTCTGGGGCTGCTGGCCACCAGAAGCGGGGCGCGCCGAGCCGCCCAGGCCTTCGTCGATATCTCGGAAACGCTGCTGGACCTGTGCGGCGAGGACAACTCGAGCGAAGCGTGTCGCGACACCCTGGACCGAATGAGGCTCTCCATGAAGGCCGACGCTGACCCCTGTGACGATTTCTACGAGAGCGTATGCGGAAACTGGGTGCCCCG ATACAAGAACCGACCGTCGTACCTCGAGGAGCATGTCGAGTCCTTCAACGTCCGCGTTCACGACACACTTCTCGCCAAGGCCGCCACTGTGCCACCGTTTTCCGATCTGCGAGCGGTCGCCCTACACCAGATGGCGGTCTTTCACAACAGCTGCCACGCGATGGCCGCGAGAGGGCGCGAATGGGCTGACAGCGTCCCCGAAGTCACCGCTGTCTTGGGCATAGACACGCGCTCTTGGCTCAACGTGACCGCCTTCGACGCCCTGATGAACACTGTCCTTCAAAACACCCACAAGACGGGACTGCCGTCATTCATCCG CGTCACGACGAGGCAAGGGACCACTCACACTGAGATGGGTGAGACCCTAATCTCCACCCTTGGATCGCATTCCAAGGTGAGCGAATATCTTCTGGGAACACTGCCGGCACTCAACGTGAATTTCAAGCACGAGTTTCACCTGCTATTCGAGCTGGACCGCTACGTGGAGAAGATTCGAGCAGCGCCTGACCAAACTTCGCA AGCTGGCCCGTACAGGCAGAGCCCGGTGCCACTCCTAAATGCAACCCAGGAGCAGGGAAAATCTCTTCGTCCAGATAAGCTAACCACCCAGGGTGCTGGAAACCTTCGCGGAGGTACCAGCATTGACGCTGTTGTCGACAGGCTGCAGTCGGCACCGCTATCCACTGCAGCTGTCTACGCTCTGACCGTGCTGCTATCGCAG GTGATGCAGTACGCTCTGCTGCTTCGTGCCCACCGGCACGAGCGAGTCCGCTGGTGCCTGCGACTGACGGCGGCGCACTTCGATGCCCTCTACCCGGACTGGGTGGCGAGCACCTTCCAGAAGCGCGACGCCCTGGCCTCCATCACGGGACTCTTCGCCGACATAAGGGTGCTGCTGATGCGGGACAACCGCGTCAACCGAGGCGTTGTCGTCCACACGGGCCGCTTGAAGAGATCGCCCCTTAAGTATTACG GTGACAGCGAAGCGAGGACCAAGGCGACGCCGCCTCTGAACCTTCCCCATCGGCTCGACGGGAGCTTCCTCCGGAACCTGGCCATTCTGATGCGGAGCCGTGCCGGCCGAGCCCCGATGAACGAGCGCGCCGCCGACATGCTCGTCTCGGGTCACCTGGGCTACGATGGCGACTGGTTCGTCGTGACGCCCTCCTACCTGTGCGGCCACGGGGTGCTCTCCCTCCGCGACGACGAGGTGGGCGTCCACTACCCGACCGTGGCGTCGTTCATCCTGCGGGCTGTCTTCGATGACTCCGCCGCCTACTCGCCGGCCTCGCTGGCCAACTACACGGGCGAGTGCTTCAGCGAGTCCATCTCCTTCGCGCTGGGAAAATACGTGGCGCCGGACGCG GTGATGCCCTACATGGGCGCTCGTTGGGCGGCTTTCTACTCCGCCTTCCTGTCCAGGAGATGGGCTGCCGACGCCCAGAGGCGGCGCCAGCTCACCGACAGGGAGCGCATACACCTCTTCTTCCGCCTCAACTGCTTCGTCGGCTGCGGGGACCCCGTGATCCGCGACCTGTGCAACGACGTGGTCTACTCGAGCGAGGAGTTCTCGCGGGCGATGGGCTGCAAGCGCGAGCGCAAGGTCCTCTGCGACTGCGACCGCCTGGGCAACTGCCAGACTCACGTTCCCGCAGAATAG